The following are from one region of the Nicotiana tabacum cultivar K326 chromosome 3, ASM71507v2, whole genome shotgun sequence genome:
- the LOC142175711 gene encoding uncharacterized protein LOC142175711 — protein MKKFADRKQHPTDSGVGDMVMVKINPKQFKALRGMHQNLTHKYEGPFKIFTKVGKISYKLDMPSYLKIYPIFHASVLKPYHKDNDDSSRGQSSRAPITITASHDGEIEAIIDYQGQAKTRVESHRYFLVHWKGW, from the coding sequence atgaagaagtttgcaGACCGTAAGCAGCATCCCACAGACTCTGgagttggggacatggtcatggtaAAGATTAACCCAAAACAATTCAAGGCACTACGGGGCATGCATCaaaatttgactcacaagtaTGAGGGACCATTTAAGATCTTCAccaaggtaggcaagatctcatacaagcttgacatgccatcgTATCTTAAGATATACCCTATCTTCCATGCCAGTGTACTTAAGCCATATCATAAAGACAATGATGATTCGAGTAGGGGTCAATCAAGTCGAGCGCCAATTACTATCACCGCCTCACATGATGGGGAGATTGAGGCTATCATTGATTACCAAGGCCAGGCGAAAACAAGGGTAGAAAGCCACCGCTATTTCCTTGTCCATTGGAAGGGGTGGTAA